One Obesumbacterium proteus DNA window includes the following coding sequences:
- the flgG gene encoding flagellar basal-body rod protein FlgG, which produces MIRSLWIAKTGLEAQQTNMDVISNNLANVSTNGFKRQRAVFEDLLYQTIRQPGAQSSEQTTIPSGLQLGTGVRPVATERIHSQGSLTQTNNSKDVAIDGSGFFQVQLPDGSTAYTRDGSFQFDQNGQLVTASGYPIQPAITIPQDANTLTVGKDGLVSVSIVGQTAPQQVGQLTLATFMNDSGLESIGENLYRETQASGAPNESTPGLNGAGSLTQGYVETSNVNVAEELVNMIQTQRAYEINSKAVSTSDQMLQRLMQL; this is translated from the coding sequence ATGATCCGTTCTTTATGGATTGCCAAAACAGGTCTTGAAGCACAGCAAACCAATATGGATGTGATTTCAAACAACCTGGCTAACGTCAGCACGAATGGTTTTAAACGCCAGCGTGCGGTGTTTGAAGATTTGCTCTACCAGACGATCCGCCAGCCCGGGGCGCAATCTTCCGAGCAAACCACGATCCCGTCCGGTTTACAGCTTGGTACGGGTGTGCGTCCGGTCGCCACCGAGCGCATCCACAGTCAGGGTAGCCTGACGCAGACCAACAACAGTAAAGATGTGGCGATTGACGGTAGCGGCTTCTTTCAGGTGCAGCTTCCAGATGGTTCTACTGCCTATACGCGTGATGGTTCTTTCCAGTTTGATCAGAACGGCCAGTTGGTAACAGCCAGCGGCTATCCGATTCAACCGGCGATTACCATCCCTCAGGATGCGAATACGCTGACGGTGGGCAAAGATGGTCTGGTTAGCGTGAGCATTGTTGGGCAAACCGCCCCGCAGCAGGTCGGGCAGCTCACACTGGCAACGTTTATGAATGATTCGGGGTTGGAAAGTATTGGTGAAAACCTGTACCGCGAAACTCAGGCTTCTGGTGCGCCAAACGAATCGACGCCAGGGTTGAACGGAGCCGGTAGCCTGACGCAGGGCTATGTCGAAACCTCCAATGTGAATGTCGCTGAAGAACTGGTCAATATGATCCAGACGCAGCGCGCCTACGAAATCAACTCTAAAGCCGTTTCAACATCCGATCAGATGTTGCAGCGCTTGATGCAGTTATAA
- a CDS encoding flagellar basal body rod protein FlgF, producing the protein MDRAIYTAMGAAGAALNRQAVTANNLANASTPGFRAQLMAYRAVPVNGPSVPTRTLVTESTPYHDNTMGAINQSGRNLDVALPQDGWLAVSLADGSEAYTRDGNIEVDNEGQLRVRGFPLLGDGGPLTVPPQSEVTIAPDGSITVLGAGDEPTALAQVGRLKMVNAPIQTLRNGDDGFFHTTAQNGQPLPADLEMKLVPGAIESSNVSPVKSMVDMISTARSFDMQMKVISAVDDNAKNANQLLSIS; encoded by the coding sequence ATGGATCGTGCAATTTATACCGCAATGGGGGCAGCAGGTGCTGCCCTTAATCGGCAGGCGGTTACCGCGAACAATCTGGCTAATGCGTCAACCCCTGGGTTTCGTGCTCAGCTGATGGCCTATCGCGCGGTGCCGGTTAACGGCCCGTCTGTTCCGACCCGCACGCTGGTGACGGAATCCACGCCATATCATGACAACACCATGGGCGCGATTAACCAGTCCGGACGCAACCTCGACGTGGCGTTACCGCAGGATGGCTGGTTGGCGGTATCGCTGGCCGATGGTTCTGAAGCCTACACCCGCGACGGTAATATCGAAGTGGATAACGAAGGGCAGCTCCGAGTGCGTGGTTTTCCACTGCTCGGTGACGGCGGCCCGCTGACCGTACCACCACAGTCGGAAGTCACCATTGCGCCAGACGGTTCTATTACCGTGCTCGGTGCCGGAGATGAACCGACTGCACTGGCACAGGTTGGGCGACTGAAAATGGTTAACGCGCCGATTCAGACGCTGCGCAATGGCGACGATGGCTTTTTTCATACGACAGCGCAGAACGGGCAGCCACTGCCTGCTGATCTGGAAATGAAACTGGTGCCCGGTGCTATTGAAAGCAGCAACGTTAGCCCGGTGAAGTCTATGGTTGACATGATTTCCACCGCCCGCAGTTTCGATATGCAAATGAAGGTAATCAGCGCCGTTGACGACAATGCGAAGAATGCTAATCAGCTGCTGAGTATCTCCTAA
- the flgE gene encoding flagellar hook protein FlgE — protein MGFSQGLSGLNAAAQALDVVGNNIANSQTVGFKSGSVSFADVFAGSQIGMGVQVSGVSQNFTGGVLGQGNSALDMGISGDGFFRLVNEAGSVFYSRNGQFNKDADGFITNAQGMYLTGYQATGTPPAIQPGAAIGPIQVPSTQMPAKASDSGTMNGNLDSGSEVIDTTANPFDPSNSKSYNSVTQVDAYDSLGNKHTVNVYYVKTADNKWTVYSSDTTAPKLDANGDTVYQQQNIEFDASGQLTTTPAKINVQGSPYSGGNALDFDIDMDGMTQQATDTAMNSPSTTGYPPGAVNGYVVGDSGEIIANYSNGQKQTLGQVVLSNFANPAGLTSEGNNAWSETPASGQPVNGISGTGNLGTLFGNRLEASNVDLSQEMVNMIVYQRNYQSNSQTIKTQSELLQIVTNLG, from the coding sequence ATGGGTTTTTCACAAGGACTTAGCGGATTAAACGCCGCTGCTCAGGCGCTGGACGTCGTCGGTAACAACATTGCCAACTCCCAGACCGTCGGTTTTAAATCGGGCAGCGTTTCGTTTGCCGATGTTTTTGCCGGATCGCAGATTGGTATGGGTGTGCAGGTGTCTGGCGTTAGCCAGAACTTCACCGGTGGTGTGCTGGGTCAGGGCAACAGCGCTCTGGATATGGGGATCAGCGGCGATGGGTTCTTCCGTCTGGTGAATGAAGCCGGCAGCGTTTTTTATAGCCGTAACGGGCAGTTTAATAAAGATGCCGATGGTTTTATTACCAACGCACAGGGCATGTACCTGACCGGCTATCAGGCAACCGGTACTCCGCCAGCGATTCAGCCGGGCGCAGCCATTGGGCCGATTCAGGTTCCAAGCACTCAGATGCCCGCGAAGGCATCTGACAGCGGCACGATGAACGGTAACCTAGACTCCGGTAGCGAAGTGATTGATACCACCGCTAACCCGTTCGATCCATCAAACAGCAAAAGCTACAACTCCGTGACGCAGGTAGATGCCTACGACAGCTTAGGCAACAAGCACACGGTTAACGTCTACTACGTGAAGACGGCAGATAACAAGTGGACAGTGTACTCCAGCGATACCACGGCACCGAAGTTGGATGCCAATGGAGATACGGTGTACCAGCAGCAAAACATCGAATTTGACGCCTCCGGTCAGTTGACCACCACTCCGGCGAAGATCAACGTGCAGGGCTCCCCTTACAGTGGTGGCAATGCGTTGGACTTTGATATCGATATGGATGGTATGACCCAGCAGGCGACCGATACCGCGATGAATAGCCCAAGCACCACAGGTTATCCGCCAGGCGCTGTGAACGGCTATGTTGTCGGTGATAGCGGCGAAATTATTGCTAACTACAGCAACGGCCAGAAGCAAACGCTGGGTCAGGTTGTTCTGAGCAACTTTGCGAACCCCGCTGGCCTGACGTCCGAAGGGAATAACGCCTGGTCCGAGACGCCTGCTTCCGGGCAGCCGGTTAACGGCATTTCTGGCACCGGTAACCTAGGTACGCTGTTCGGTAACCGTCTGGAAGCGTCGAACGTGGATCTGAGTCAGGAGATGGTCAACATGATCGTCTACCAGCGTAACTATCAGTCCAACTCGCAAACTATCAAAACGCAGTCTGAGCTTCTTCAGATTGTCACCAACCTCGGTTAA
- a CDS encoding flagellar hook assembly protein FlgD produces the protein MAVSAVMNDNNVARTSSGSNSLGDNVDDLMNNFMNLLVAQMQNQDPTNPMDNNQLTSQLTQFQTAAGVQQLNGSVNSLGMLVTSMQQMNATQWVGHKVLTEGDTTMSTADGGNCEGAFSINNDADTVSVILTDAQGNVYTAEMKDVKAGVHQFNLDDLTNFQPADPSTIADETFKVSYSASNADGDTPEIVSLKKSTVESVSFTPTGALLQLGLNGTATLGEVYLVE, from the coding sequence ATGGCCGTTTCCGCGGTAATGAACGACAACAATGTAGCCCGAACCAGCAGTGGCAGTAACAGCCTTGGGGACAACGTTGATGATTTGATGAATAACTTCATGAATCTTCTTGTAGCCCAGATGCAGAACCAAGATCCGACTAACCCGATGGATAACAACCAGCTGACGTCTCAGCTGACGCAATTCCAGACGGCGGCCGGGGTTCAGCAGCTCAACGGCAGCGTGAATTCATTGGGCATGCTGGTCACCAGTATGCAGCAGATGAATGCAACCCAGTGGGTTGGCCATAAGGTGCTGACAGAAGGTGACACAACGATGTCCACCGCTGATGGTGGAAACTGCGAAGGTGCGTTTTCCATTAACAATGATGCCGACACTGTCAGCGTCATTCTCACGGATGCGCAGGGCAACGTGTATACCGCTGAGATGAAAGATGTGAAGGCGGGCGTACACCAGTTCAATCTTGATGATTTAACTAATTTCCAGCCAGCCGATCCGAGCACTATCGCAGACGAGACATTCAAAGTGTCTTACTCCGCCAGCAACGCCGATGGCGACACGCCAGAAATTGTCTCGTTGAAAAAATCGACGGTAGAAAGCGTGTCGTTTACCCCAACAGGAGCTCTGCTGCAGCTGGGACTCAATGGAACAGCGACGCTGGGCGAAGTCTATCTCGTTGAATAA
- the flgC gene encoding flagellar basal body rod protein FlgC, producing the protein MSLFSILDISGSAMAAQSKRLNVAASNMANADTAVGPDGNPYRAKQVVFQVNAAAGQQIGGVKVTDVVESSAPDRMVYEPGNPLADDKGYVRMPNVDVVSEMVNSISASRSYQANVEVMNSAKTLMLKTLTLGQ; encoded by the coding sequence ATGTCTCTATTCAGTATTCTAGATATTTCCGGTTCCGCTATGGCGGCTCAGTCCAAAAGATTGAACGTCGCCGCCAGTAATATGGCTAACGCCGATACGGCGGTTGGCCCAGATGGAAATCCCTACCGTGCAAAGCAAGTTGTTTTCCAAGTTAACGCTGCGGCAGGTCAACAAATTGGTGGCGTTAAGGTCACTGACGTCGTGGAAAGCAGCGCGCCAGATCGCATGGTCTATGAGCCAGGGAATCCTCTGGCGGACGATAAAGGTTACGTGCGGATGCCGAACGTGGATGTGGTCAGTGAAATGGTGAACTCCATCTCTGCCTCACGTAGCTACCAGGCGAATGTGGAAGTGATGAACAGCGCGAAAACGCTGATGCTCAAAACACTGACCCTGGGTCAATAA
- the flgB gene encoding flagellar basal body rod protein FlgB has translation MLDKLDNSMRFQQQALNLLTKRQDILASNIANADTPGYLARDIDFSQQLKESMDKGKMATGPLSLTLTAGSHIPASAPAMNNQQILYRIPDQPSADGNTVDMDRERVSFIDNNIKYQSSLTMLGSEIKGMMSVISQG, from the coding sequence ATGCTTGATAAACTCGATAATTCGATGCGCTTTCAGCAGCAAGCTTTAAATTTGCTGACTAAGCGGCAGGATATTTTAGCTTCGAATATCGCTAATGCTGACACGCCTGGCTATTTAGCTCGTGATATTGATTTTTCTCAGCAGTTAAAAGAATCAATGGATAAAGGAAAAATGGCGACAGGACCATTGTCTTTAACGTTGACGGCTGGCAGTCACATTCCCGCAAGTGCACCTGCGATGAATAATCAGCAAATATTATATCGCATTCCCGATCAACCGAGTGCCGATGGTAATACCGTCGATATGGATCGTGAGCGTGTGAGTTTCATCGATAACAATATCAAGTATCAATCCAGCCTGACGATGCTTGGCTCCGAAATTAAAGGCATGATGAGTGTCATCAGTCAGGGTTAA
- the flgA gene encoding flagellar basal body P-ring formation chaperone FlgA translates to MPGLPRLLSSFVLVLLYGKLFLIPNAAHAESNKLASKITELLNKDSDSKVTRSVTILTPANQLAEMCSDPILSVSGNDARLTGNRSVIAQCDSNKKFIQIKIEAEGTWWVTNRALKPGTPIQADDLKQRSGSMARLPAGVILNKDDIVGQVAKGMIGANQPFVESKLRKRWTIVAGQNVELLAPGPGFNIRSRGKAIDNAAQGDTLRVKTNLGQIVSGKAVSEGKVSIFIKD, encoded by the coding sequence ATGCCAGGGTTACCCCGTCTGTTAAGCAGCTTCGTTCTTGTGCTGTTATACGGCAAGTTATTCTTAATTCCTAATGCTGCGCACGCTGAATCCAATAAATTAGCCAGTAAGATTACTGAGTTATTAAACAAAGATTCAGACAGCAAGGTGACACGCAGCGTAACGATTCTGACCCCCGCCAATCAGCTGGCGGAAATGTGTAGCGATCCCATACTTTCTGTTTCCGGCAACGATGCACGCTTAACCGGTAACCGTAGCGTGATTGCGCAGTGTGACAGCAATAAAAAGTTTATTCAGATTAAAATCGAGGCCGAAGGAACATGGTGGGTGACAAACCGTGCCCTGAAACCTGGCACGCCTATTCAGGCGGACGACCTTAAGCAAAGGAGCGGCTCAATGGCACGCCTCCCAGCCGGTGTCATACTGAATAAAGACGACATTGTAGGCCAAGTCGCCAAAGGCATGATCGGCGCTAATCAGCCTTTTGTGGAGAGTAAGCTACGAAAACGCTGGACGATAGTTGCCGGGCAAAATGTGGAGTTATTGGCCCCTGGCCCCGGTTTTAATATCCGTTCTCGGGGCAAAGCCATCGACAATGCAGCACAGGGTGACACCCTACGCGTGAAAACAAATCTGGGTCAAATTGTCTCGGGAAAAGCCGTTTCAGAAGGGAAAGTCAGTATTTTCATTAAAGATTGA
- the flgM gene encoding flagellar biosynthesis anti-sigma factor FlgM produces MSINRAQPISPSNAQHDLAVRPRTQSVSTSSAPSDEVIGIQVSILKQTTAIQNDTTKDINVERLANIKAAMDAGELHIDTDKIAHALLQDMLNF; encoded by the coding sequence ATGAGCATAAACCGAGCACAACCTATTTCACCCAGTAATGCTCAGCATGACCTAGCAGTACGCCCAAGAACCCAAAGCGTAAGCACCAGTTCCGCTCCCAGCGACGAGGTCATAGGTATCCAAGTGAGTATTCTCAAGCAGACAACAGCCATTCAGAACGATACCACTAAAGACATCAACGTGGAGAGACTGGCTAATATCAAAGCAGCGATGGATGCCGGAGAACTACATATCGATACCGATAAAATTGCGCATGCCTTGCTGCAAGATATGCTTAACTTTTAA
- a CDS encoding flagella synthesis protein FlgN: MDNLRSTLVKMLESIGTLESILAEEMSQLGRPQINPVSLQIISDTKSRLLSTLGYYDEIRTKEERRLGLVAPYEGHAAFSRTWKSIIERVASSNALNEHIATLLNMHLKKNNDLKKMMNQVGGISATYGQDGTSRDAASGKIYNISI, translated from the coding sequence ATGGATAACTTACGCTCAACTTTAGTCAAAATGCTCGAATCTATTGGGACACTTGAATCAATTCTTGCGGAAGAAATGAGCCAGTTAGGTCGCCCGCAGATTAATCCAGTGTCACTACAGATTATTTCTGATACTAAAAGCCGATTGCTCTCAACTCTCGGCTATTATGATGAAATTCGAACCAAAGAAGAGCGTCGTCTTGGTCTTGTCGCTCCCTACGAAGGGCACGCCGCATTTTCCCGGACATGGAAAAGTATTATCGAACGAGTCGCCAGTTCTAATGCATTAAATGAGCATATTGCGACGTTGCTTAATATGCATTTGAAAAAGAATAATGACTTAAAGAAAATGATGAATCAGGTGGGTGGCATAAGTGCAACCTACGGTCAGGATGGAACATCTCGAGATGCTGCATCAGGTAAAATCTACAATATCAGTATTTAG
- a CDS encoding SrfA family protein, with translation MAKILLRSGYSGDFLALGENGQSIFDSARQIRETLRLRKQQMLADCLAIPQSNDAEDKVDWYAPYSGTVTPWSMASELQRTQALRYLDNCLLTASEMSQRSLKSEKSAEQLFGILLQNAIRFPGSQHVYLVDDKPVLTFWGFSDLNASPEQHALSCLYASMAPEPVPVAPPVLPEPVPEYEPIQVDDPEPVVVTLSTPDKPLLTPEVAPSVVPEIDEPPAPRTRSWRKKILSVLALAVVLAGLLAWPWLSSHFKPAAEPVAAPPAKMVKPPVVAKPIAPPVITPAKPVEPPVVAKPPVVTETPPAPTQPVKVVEPEPEVPPIDALVLHSEAVKLGTTEFLDGIWRVSLEANDAIANLPSSMRYQISKNEGQARLVMKDNRVCRGDIYSGLMQSGNLMIKPRSRAKCADGSRVRIPEIVCSQALTGAAQCSALYENDITISAKFKRVRY, from the coding sequence TTGGCAAAGATATTATTGCGCAGCGGTTATTCCGGTGACTTCCTCGCGCTGGGCGAAAATGGACAGTCTATTTTTGATTCCGCACGGCAAATACGTGAAACGCTACGATTAAGAAAACAGCAGATGCTGGCGGACTGTCTGGCTATCCCCCAATCCAATGATGCAGAGGATAAAGTCGACTGGTACGCGCCGTATTCCGGTACCGTGACGCCCTGGTCTATGGCCAGCGAATTACAACGCACGCAGGCCCTGCGCTATCTGGATAACTGCCTGCTAACGGCCTCAGAAATGAGTCAGCGTAGCCTGAAGTCAGAAAAAAGCGCCGAACAGCTGTTTGGCATCCTGCTTCAGAACGCGATCCGCTTTCCGGGCAGCCAGCATGTGTACCTCGTTGATGATAAACCGGTACTCACCTTCTGGGGTTTTTCCGATCTCAACGCATCGCCCGAACAGCACGCATTATCCTGCCTATATGCAAGCATGGCGCCCGAACCGGTTCCCGTTGCGCCACCGGTATTGCCTGAGCCCGTCCCGGAATATGAACCCATTCAGGTTGATGACCCAGAACCGGTGGTTGTCACACTGAGCACCCCGGATAAACCGTTATTAACGCCAGAGGTTGCCCCGTCAGTTGTGCCGGAAATCGACGAACCGCCTGCACCGCGCACTCGTTCCTGGCGCAAAAAAATTCTGAGCGTGCTGGCTCTCGCGGTGGTTCTCGCCGGACTGCTGGCGTGGCCATGGCTTTCATCTCACTTTAAGCCTGCCGCCGAACCGGTTGCCGCGCCACCGGCCAAAATGGTCAAACCGCCCGTCGTCGCAAAGCCGATTGCGCCTCCGGTGATTACCCCTGCTAAGCCAGTAGAACCGCCAGTGGTTGCAAAGCCGCCTGTAGTCACAGAAACACCGCCAGCACCGACTCAGCCAGTAAAAGTCGTGGAGCCAGAGCCCGAAGTTCCACCAATCGATGCGCTGGTATTACATAGCGAAGCCGTGAAATTAGGCACCACTGAGTTTCTGGATGGTATCTGGCGAGTCTCGCTGGAAGCCAATGACGCGATCGCCAACCTTCCGAGCAGTATGCGTTACCAGATCAGCAAAAATGAGGGTCAGGCACGGCTGGTGATGAAAGATAACCGAGTCTGTCGTGGCGACATTTATTCTGGGCTGATGCAATCCGGCAATCTGATGATTAAACCCCGTTCCCGAGCAAAATGCGCCGACGGTAGCCGCGTTCGTATCCCAGAAATCGTTTGTTCGCAGGCACTTACCGGTGCAGCACAGTGTTCTGCCCTCTATGAGAATGACATTACGATCTCCGCTAAGTTTAAACGAGTGAGGTACTAA
- a CDS encoding virulence factor SrfB, producing MQANLIGYKANITLIKNSGVQFLDFGLATRTGNSGSFVRQSANGPLLRLDYDENLAKFTLPGENGGMPEIVRPEATITLEQSLAALDTLWLPLPFLRVNARQVFSGGPDNWARVQVQRLPTPDSLGNTVRLTLAFDTKIVADDASSTPLAPTFSDVRNGARFALAWRNHEVAEFLDQTWVDGWLRDVFVEYATRHEQRSEREIALALKLFEYQAHYLNLLEMLSTHLQVPEIQIVTETLQSPAIAVDLVMDVGNSHTCGVLTEDHGAGNEGLRQSTELHIRSLSRPQEFSEALFSSRLEFSEARFGKHHFSVESGREDAFTWPSIVRVGEEALTLAQQHQGTEGSSGLSSPRRYLWDDSPVNQAWRFSQPRGKSQREPRAMALPLTHLMNDEGQPLFSLPMDERLPVFTPHYSRSSLMTLMLCELLAQALSQINSASHRQNMGHHNAPRQLRNIILTLPSAMPKQEREIFRQRMEEAIGLVWKSMGWHPQDEAFYEMRSEEFSTVPVPKVQMEWDEATCGQLVWLYNEALINYAGQSGVFFQNLARPDRQLALDEPTGTTLRVASIDIGGGTTDMAIVQYQLDGGIGSNVKFKPHLLFREGFKVAGDDILLDVIQQWVLPCLEKALLTNGLTDAKSVMMQLFGEGNQNENENILRQQATLQILIPAAQAILAFWEKSNPQDESRQFEAKLDELLPQRPTLPVIRYLDQAIQPRLPSDNQAFSLLDVTLRVNMASLEEAMLSGRFTLTAPLKALSDVVNHYCCDVLLMTGRPTGLPGVQALLRYLQAVPANRIVWLHNYPVHERFPLGHDGYLSSPKSTAALGAMLCSLALDLRLPGFNFNAADIQAYSTIRHLGILDGSNILRDENVWYHDLCLDDTTRKLDTQLYFPLRGNACLGFRQLADVHWPASPLYLVQITSPELAKAIAGDGVLSVRLQYDTQNGGFAIVAAQMQDGSPVSLDQISLKLNTLADSYRGVTHYWIDSGSVYPK from the coding sequence ATGCAGGCCAACCTTATCGGCTATAAAGCCAATATCACTCTGATTAAAAATAGCGGCGTGCAGTTTCTGGATTTCGGTCTGGCAACACGCACGGGCAACAGCGGTAGTTTTGTTCGTCAAAGCGCCAACGGCCCGCTGCTCCGTCTGGACTACGATGAAAATCTGGCAAAGTTTACCCTGCCGGGTGAAAACGGCGGTATGCCGGAGATTGTTCGCCCGGAAGCCACGATCACGCTTGAGCAGTCTCTGGCAGCCCTAGATACCCTCTGGCTCCCGCTACCTTTTCTGCGAGTGAATGCGCGACAGGTCTTTTCCGGCGGGCCGGATAACTGGGCTCGTGTGCAGGTTCAGCGCCTGCCAACGCCTGATTCACTGGGAAATACAGTGCGTCTTACTCTGGCCTTCGACACCAAAATCGTGGCAGATGACGCATCTTCCACGCCCCTTGCACCGACGTTTTCCGACGTGCGCAACGGAGCCCGTTTCGCTCTGGCATGGCGTAACCACGAAGTAGCCGAATTTCTGGATCAGACTTGGGTAGATGGCTGGCTGCGTGATGTTTTTGTCGAGTACGCCACCCGCCATGAACAACGCAGTGAACGGGAAATAGCACTCGCCCTGAAATTGTTTGAGTATCAGGCGCACTACCTGAACCTTCTGGAAATGCTCAGCACACACCTTCAGGTGCCAGAGATCCAGATAGTCACCGAGACGCTCCAGTCTCCGGCCATTGCCGTGGATCTGGTGATGGACGTCGGCAACAGCCACACCTGCGGCGTGCTGACTGAAGATCACGGGGCCGGAAATGAAGGCTTACGCCAAAGTACCGAACTGCATATCCGTTCATTATCACGCCCACAGGAATTCAGCGAAGCCCTGTTCTCCAGCCGTCTGGAATTCAGCGAAGCGCGCTTCGGGAAACACCACTTTTCGGTAGAAAGCGGCCGTGAAGATGCTTTCACGTGGCCTTCTATCGTGCGCGTGGGCGAAGAAGCACTCACTCTGGCTCAGCAACATCAGGGCACGGAAGGCAGCAGCGGCCTCTCCAGCCCCCGCCGCTATTTGTGGGATGACTCGCCGGTTAATCAGGCATGGCGCTTCAGCCAGCCGCGCGGAAAAAGCCAGCGCGAACCCCGTGCCATGGCGCTTCCATTAACACATCTGATGAACGATGAGGGCCAGCCGCTCTTTAGCTTGCCTATGGACGAACGTCTACCGGTCTTTACCCCACACTACAGCCGCAGCAGCTTGATGACCTTAATGCTGTGCGAATTGCTAGCACAGGCGCTGTCACAGATAAACAGCGCCAGCCACCGACAAAATATGGGCCACCACAATGCCCCGCGTCAGTTGCGTAATATTATCCTCACCCTGCCTTCCGCTATGCCAAAACAGGAACGGGAAATATTCCGCCAGCGCATGGAAGAGGCGATTGGGTTGGTGTGGAAATCGATGGGCTGGCATCCGCAGGATGAAGCCTTCTACGAAATGCGCAGTGAAGAGTTCAGTACCGTTCCGGTACCTAAAGTTCAGATGGAGTGGGATGAAGCCACCTGCGGTCAACTGGTCTGGTTGTACAACGAAGCGCTGATTAATTATGCCGGGCAAAGCGGCGTATTTTTCCAGAACCTAGCGCGTCCGGACCGCCAGCTCGCCCTAGACGAACCGACGGGTACCACGTTGCGTGTCGCATCAATAGATATCGGTGGTGGCACCACGGATATGGCTATCGTGCAATATCAACTGGACGGGGGGATCGGCAGTAACGTCAAGTTCAAGCCACATCTGCTGTTCCGCGAAGGTTTCAAAGTGGCCGGCGATGACATTTTGCTGGATGTGATCCAGCAGTGGGTGCTGCCATGTCTGGAAAAAGCCTTGCTGACAAACGGCCTGACGGACGCGAAAAGCGTCATGATGCAGCTATTCGGGGAAGGCAACCAGAATGAAAATGAAAACATTCTGCGCCAGCAAGCCACTCTGCAAATACTGATCCCCGCGGCTCAGGCTATTCTGGCCTTCTGGGAAAAAAGTAACCCACAAGATGAGAGTCGCCAGTTTGAAGCCAAACTGGATGAGCTCCTGCCACAGCGCCCCACTCTTCCGGTGATACGTTATCTCGATCAGGCAATTCAGCCGCGACTTCCTTCAGATAATCAGGCATTCAGTTTGCTGGATGTGACGCTGCGGGTGAATATGGCCAGCCTTGAAGAGGCGATGCTGAGTGGTCGCTTTACGCTTACCGCCCCGCTCAAGGCGCTCAGTGACGTGGTGAATCATTATTGCTGTGATGTGCTGTTGATGACCGGTCGTCCAACCGGTTTACCCGGCGTACAGGCGCTCTTGCGCTATCTGCAAGCCGTACCCGCTAACCGTATTGTCTGGCTGCATAACTACCCGGTTCACGAACGCTTCCCACTGGGGCACGATGGCTATCTGAGCAGCCCGAAATCAACTGCCGCGCTGGGCGCAATGCTGTGCAGCCTAGCGCTGGATTTACGCCTGCCCGGGTTTAACTTTAATGCGGCAGATATTCAGGCCTACTCCACCATACGCCATCTCGGCATTCTGGACGGGAGTAATATCCTCCGTGACGAAAACGTCTGGTATCACGATCTGTGTCTCGACGATACGACGCGCAAACTGGACACCCAGCTCTATTTCCCGCTGCGCGGCAACGCCTGCCTTGGCTTCCGCCAACTGGCCGATGTTCACTGGCCTGCCTCACCTTTGTATCTGGTACAGATTACATCTCCGGAACTGGCGAAAGCCATCGCGGGTGATGGCGTCCTCTCCGTTCGCCTGCAATATGACACGCAAAACGGCGGCTTCGCCATCGTTGCAGCCCAAATGCAGGATGGCTCACCGGTATCCCTCGACCAAATTAGTCTGAAACTCAACACCCTTGCAGACAGCTATCGCGGGGTCACTCACTACTGGATAGACAGCGGGAGCGTATACCCTAAATGA